A DNA window from Selenomonas sp. oral taxon 126 contains the following coding sequences:
- a CDS encoding insulinase family protein, producing the protein MKIDDVIHGFRLVRMEEIAEAEGRAHTFVHEKTGARLFFLETADDNKVFSISFRTPPVDDTGVAHIVEHSVLCGSRKYPLKEPFVELVKGSLNTFLNAMTFPDKTMYPVASRNARDFQNLMDVYLDAVFYPSMRTNPQVLMQEGWHYELDDADAPLRYSGVVYNEMKGALSAPDDLLGSRIMAALYPDTTYGCESGGDPDAIPGLTQEMFLDFHARYYHPSNSYIYLYGDLDIEEKLAYLDSAYLSHFERIPVPSRIDRQQPFAGQVKVEHFYPIGTEEPLEENSFLSLNWVIGDTSDRKRVMALQILDHALLRMQGAPLRQALIDAGLGRDVDSNYESDVLQPFFSIVVSKSETARADEFVRIVKETLRKLADGGLDHTLVQASLNTLEFRLRESDFGSSPKGLIYGIRMMKTWLYDGTPEDYLRYEDVLAELKEGLDNGYFEQVIRESFLENPHEALVTLAPSRTLGAEREAAQEKILAEKKAAMSADEIAAVMDSCAALKASQEEPDTEEALASIPILARSDIRADAERLPLDVRDCAGTKVLYSDLETNGIVYLNFYFPMAAVAQEDLSYAYLLAEMFGAVDTARHSYAELAMLRSLYTGGIGADIVAYTRAGEPDSLAPRFKLRAKVLKENLPRLFDLLAEIIMESDFSGAKRIREIVDEEKTGMELSLQRAANQVVAARIAGYLMPSGCYTEVGGLPFHDFLRAFKDDFAARHTEMRAAFARILPKIFNRSDLMVSITAPASDYDTVAAGLADFQAKLSAEAFPVAPYTWEIAARNEGLMTQSRVQYVAKGANFIKLGYSYTGVLRVLETLLRYDYFWTRIRVQGGAYGAMTQFNRNGFMVFASYRDPNLAETFAVLDETADYVRTFDVSDREMDKFIIGTMSNVDTPLTPQMKGDMAATFHLRGITWEDRQRAREEILTAQQKDVRALADMIEAAMRADVRCVLGGEEKIRANEAIFGEIRPALRT; encoded by the coding sequence ATGAAGATAGATGACGTAATTCACGGTTTTCGCCTCGTACGCATGGAGGAGATTGCGGAAGCGGAGGGGCGTGCGCATACCTTTGTGCACGAGAAGACGGGCGCGCGGCTCTTCTTCCTCGAGACGGCGGACGACAACAAGGTCTTTTCGATCAGCTTTCGCACGCCGCCAGTCGATGATACGGGTGTGGCACACATTGTCGAGCACTCCGTGCTCTGCGGCTCGCGCAAATATCCGTTGAAGGAGCCGTTCGTCGAGCTTGTGAAGGGATCACTCAACACCTTCCTCAACGCGATGACCTTCCCCGACAAGACGATGTATCCCGTCGCGAGCCGTAACGCGCGCGACTTCCAGAACCTCATGGATGTGTACCTCGATGCGGTGTTCTATCCATCCATGCGCACGAATCCGCAGGTGCTGATGCAGGAGGGCTGGCACTACGAGCTCGACGATGCGGATGCGCCGCTTCGTTACAGCGGCGTGGTCTACAACGAGATGAAGGGCGCGCTCTCGGCGCCCGACGATCTCCTCGGCAGCCGCATCATGGCGGCGCTCTACCCCGATACGACGTATGGCTGCGAGTCGGGCGGCGATCCCGATGCAATCCCCGGGCTCACGCAGGAGATGTTCCTCGATTTCCATGCGCGCTATTATCATCCCTCGAACAGCTATATCTACCTCTATGGCGACCTCGATATCGAGGAAAAGCTCGCCTATCTCGACAGTGCGTATCTCTCGCATTTCGAGCGGATTCCCGTGCCCTCGCGCATCGACCGTCAGCAGCCGTTTGCGGGGCAGGTCAAGGTGGAGCATTTCTATCCGATCGGGACGGAGGAACCTCTCGAGGAGAACAGCTTCCTTTCGCTGAACTGGGTGATTGGCGATACGAGCGACCGCAAGCGCGTCATGGCGCTGCAGATTCTCGATCACGCACTTCTCAGGATGCAGGGGGCGCCGCTGCGTCAGGCGCTCATCGATGCGGGACTTGGCCGCGATGTCGATTCGAACTATGAGAGCGACGTGCTGCAGCCGTTCTTCAGCATCGTTGTGAGCAAGTCGGAGACGGCGCGCGCGGATGAATTCGTGCGCATCGTGAAGGAGACGCTACGGAAACTCGCGGATGGTGGTCTGGATCATACACTCGTACAGGCATCGCTCAATACGCTCGAGTTCCGCCTGCGTGAGTCGGATTTCGGCTCCTCGCCGAAGGGGCTCATCTACGGCATCCGCATGATGAAGACATGGCTCTACGACGGTACACCCGAGGACTATCTGCGCTATGAGGATGTGCTTGCCGAACTGAAAGAGGGGCTGGACAACGGCTATTTCGAGCAGGTGATTCGGGAGTCCTTCCTTGAGAATCCGCATGAGGCGCTTGTGACGCTCGCCCCGAGCCGCACGCTCGGCGCGGAGCGCGAGGCGGCACAGGAGAAGATCCTCGCGGAGAAAAAGGCTGCAATGTCTGCGGATGAGATTGCGGCGGTCATGGACTCCTGCGCGGCGCTCAAAGCGTCGCAGGAGGAGCCGGACACGGAGGAGGCACTTGCCTCGATTCCGATTCTCGCGCGCTCGGATATCCGCGCGGATGCGGAGCGTCTGCCGCTCGATGTGCGCGACTGCGCGGGGACGAAGGTGCTCTACTCCGATCTTGAGACGAACGGGATTGTCTACCTCAACTTCTACTTCCCGATGGCGGCGGTCGCGCAGGAGGATCTGTCCTATGCCTATCTCCTCGCGGAGATGTTCGGCGCGGTTGATACGGCGCGGCACAGCTACGCCGAGCTTGCGATGCTTCGCAGCCTCTATACGGGCGGCATCGGGGCGGACATCGTCGCCTATACGCGCGCGGGTGAACCGGACTCCCTCGCACCGCGCTTCAAGCTGCGCGCGAAGGTGCTGAAGGAAAATCTGCCGCGCCTCTTCGATCTGCTCGCAGAGATCATAATGGAGAGCGATTTCTCGGGCGCAAAGCGCATCCGAGAGATCGTCGATGAGGAAAAGACCGGCATGGAGCTCTCGCTCCAACGTGCGGCGAATCAGGTCGTTGCCGCGCGCATTGCGGGCTATCTGATGCCCTCGGGCTGCTATACCGAGGTCGGCGGGCTGCCGTTCCACGATTTCCTGCGCGCGTTCAAGGATGATTTTGCGGCACGCCACACGGAGATGCGGGCGGCGTTTGCACGGATTCTTCCGAAGATTTTCAACCGCAGCGATCTCATGGTGAGCATTACTGCACCTGCGTCGGACTATGATACCGTTGCGGCGGGGCTTGCGGATTTCCAAGCGAAACTTTCCGCCGAGGCGTTCCCTGTGGCTCCGTACACATGGGAGATCGCTGCGCGCAACGAGGGGCTGATGACGCAGAGCCGCGTGCAGTACGTAGCGAAGGGCGCGAACTTCATCAAGCTCGGCTACAGCTATACAGGCGTTCTGCGCGTGCTCGAGACGCTGCTGCGCTATGACTACTTCTGGACACGCATCCGCGTGCAGGGCGGCGCATACGGCGCGATGACCCAGTTCAACCGCAACGGCTTTATGGTGTTCGCCTCCTACCGCGACCCGAACCTCGCGGAGACGTTTGCCGTGCTCGATGAGACGGCGGACTATGTACGCACATTCGACGTGTCCGACCGCGAGATGGACAAGTTCATCATCGGCACGATGAGCAATGTTGACACGCCGCTGACACCGCAGATGAAGGGCGATATGGCGGCGACATTCCACCTGCGCGGCATCACGTGGGAGGATCGCCAGCGTGCGCGTGAGGAGATTCTCACGGCGCAGCAGAAGGATGTGCGTGCGCTTGCGGATATGATCGAGGCGGCAATGCGTGCGGATGTGCGCTGCGTGCTCGGCGGCGAGGAGAAGATCCGCGCGAACGAGGCGATCTTCGGTGAGATTCGCCCTGCGCTGCGGACGTAA
- the msrB gene encoding peptide-methionine (R)-S-oxide reductase MsrB, whose amino-acid sequence MKFSSLRNICALGLVVCLGGCGSPAVSSAEMPHEIVQENMPTDGQKEIYLAGGCFWGTELYTSLVYGVVSAESGYANGTTAHPSYREVCSGSGHAETVHIVYDPAKVSLDQLLLAFYDSIDPTAKDRQGNDIGRQYRSGIYYVPNADGSESVDAAVIRSSLDALQQRIGKPIAIETEPIVNFYRAEDAHQEYLTKNPNGYCHISPALIAKMREKRAAAERAAAAKPTRTYEKPSDAELKARLTGMQYAVTQEKATEPAFRNEYDHEFREGIYCDITTGEPLFISADKYDSGCGWPAFSRPIDSALIAEHEDRSYGMVRTEVTAAGSGAHLGHVFNDGPASTGGLRYCINSASLRFIPKEEMAAEGYGDYLYLLEK is encoded by the coding sequence ATGAAATTTTCATCACTGCGCAATATCTGCGCGCTCGGTCTCGTCGTCTGTCTTGGCGGTTGCGGATCACCTGCAGTCTCCTCTGCGGAGATGCCGCATGAGATCGTGCAGGAGAATATGCCGACGGATGGGCAGAAGGAAATCTACCTCGCAGGCGGCTGCTTCTGGGGGACGGAGCTGTATACGAGCCTCGTGTATGGTGTCGTCTCGGCGGAGAGCGGCTATGCGAACGGCACGACCGCGCATCCGTCCTACCGCGAGGTGTGCAGCGGCAGCGGTCATGCGGAGACGGTGCATATCGTCTACGATCCCGCAAAGGTCAGCCTCGATCAGCTGCTCCTTGCCTTCTATGACTCCATCGACCCGACGGCGAAGGATCGGCAGGGCAACGACATCGGACGTCAGTATCGCTCGGGCATCTACTACGTACCGAATGCAGACGGCAGTGAGAGTGTCGATGCCGCCGTGATCCGCAGCTCGCTTGACGCCCTGCAGCAACGCATTGGAAAGCCGATTGCGATTGAGACAGAACCGATTGTGAACTTCTACCGCGCCGAGGACGCTCATCAGGAATATCTCACAAAGAACCCGAACGGTTACTGCCACATCTCACCCGCGCTTATTGCCAAGATGCGTGAGAAACGTGCGGCGGCGGAGCGTGCGGCGGCAGCGAAGCCCACACGTACGTATGAAAAACCATCGGATGCGGAACTCAAGGCTCGTCTGACGGGGATGCAGTACGCCGTCACACAGGAGAAGGCGACGGAGCCCGCCTTCCGCAACGAATACGACCACGAATTCCGCGAAGGGATCTACTGCGACATCACAACGGGTGAGCCGCTCTTCATTTCTGCGGACAAATATGACTCGGGCTGTGGCTGGCCGGCGTTCTCGCGTCCCATCGACAGCGCGCTCATCGCCGAGCATGAGGATCGTTCGTACGGCATGGTACGCACAGAGGTCACGGCGGCGGGCAGCGGCGCGCATCTCGGACATGTCTTCAACGATGGCCCTGCATCCACGGGCGGCCTGCGCTACTGTATCAACAGCGCATCCCTGCGCTTCATCCCAAAGGAGGAGATGGCGGCGGAGGGCTACGGTGACTATCTCTATCTGTTGGAGAAATAA
- the folB gene encoding dihydroneopterin aldolase has product MDTIFLRGMTFAAAHGVLPHEKGVRQRFIVDAELLLDLHAAGVHDSLAETVNYAEVYEIVRKTIEGETKKLIESLAEDIADRVLAAFSMIRSARITVHKPAAPIPGIFSDVGVSITREREEQ; this is encoded by the coding sequence ATGGACACAATTTTTCTGCGCGGCATGACGTTCGCGGCGGCGCACGGCGTACTGCCCCATGAGAAAGGGGTTCGCCAGCGCTTTATCGTGGATGCGGAGCTGCTGCTCGATCTGCACGCGGCGGGGGTGCATGACAGCCTTGCGGAGACTGTGAACTATGCCGAGGTTTACGAGATCGTGCGCAAAACGATTGAGGGCGAGACAAAGAAGCTGATCGAATCGCTCGCCGAGGACATTGCCGACCGTGTGCTTGCGGCATTTTCGATGATCCGCAGCGCACGCATTACCGTGCATAAACCGGCGGCACCCATCCCCGGAATCTTCTCGGATGTGGGCGTCAGCATCACGCGGGAGCGGGAAGAGCAATGA
- a CDS encoding secretion protein HlyD, whose translation MEEANRTHSKSYVEDLPTKSGQKRCAKMAVLNLSVLP comes from the coding sequence ATTGAGGAGGCAAACCGGACGCATAGCAAAAGCTATGTGGAGGATTTGCCGACAAAAAGCGGGCAAAAAAGATGCGCTAAGATGGCGGTGCTGAATTTATCAGTGCTTCCTTAG
- the folK gene encoding 2-amino-4-hydroxy-6-hydroxymethyldihydropteridine diphosphokinase, which yields MRRAYIGLGANLGARGETMRAALRRMAELPSVSVEQVSSFYETPPWGNTDQPPFLNAAARIAFDGTPHELLADLQQIEQELGRVRHEHWGARTIDLDILHIEGMTGADDVLTLPHPYLTERAFVLVPLHEIAPALCIHEKSIVAYYNAIDRTGIVRAPELFAPYPLALIAACDEAGGIGRNGRLLTQVPEDMAHFRRTTMGGILVMGRRTMESLPGWRALDGRENIVLSRTMERAEGFQIVCDLAELWQLLGRLVYEAERPIFVIGGGECYRLLLPYVQRAYVTRLAGTYEADVFLPPLTDFMRTERHSGKDCIFEIYERV from the coding sequence ATGAGGCGCGCATACATCGGGCTCGGGGCGAATCTCGGCGCGCGCGGGGAGACGATGCGCGCAGCGCTGCGGCGGATGGCGGAGCTTCCCTCTGTCAGCGTGGAGCAGGTGTCTTCGTTTTACGAAACGCCGCCGTGGGGGAATACGGATCAGCCCCCCTTTCTCAATGCGGCGGCGCGGATTGCATTTGACGGTACGCCACATGAACTGCTTGCCGATCTCCAACAGATTGAGCAGGAGCTCGGGCGCGTGCGTCATGAACACTGGGGCGCGCGGACGATTGACCTCGACATCCTGCATATCGAGGGCATGACTGGTGCGGATGATGTGCTGACCCTGCCGCATCCCTATCTCACGGAGCGTGCCTTTGTCCTCGTTCCACTCCATGAGATTGCACCCGCACTCTGCATTCATGAAAAATCCATCGTTGCATATTATAATGCAATCGACCGCACGGGCATCGTGCGTGCGCCCGAACTCTTCGCGCCGTATCCGCTCGCGCTTATCGCCGCCTGTGACGAGGCGGGCGGTATTGGGAGAAACGGACGGCTACTCACGCAGGTGCCTGAGGATATGGCGCATTTTCGCCGAACGACGATGGGCGGCATCCTTGTCATGGGGCGTCGCACGATGGAGAGTCTGCCGGGGTGGCGTGCTCTCGATGGGCGGGAGAATATCGTCCTCTCACGTACGATGGAGCGGGCAGAGGGGTTTCAAATCGTCTGTGATCTTGCGGAGCTGTGGCAGCTGCTTGGGCGGCTCGTGTATGAGGCGGAGCGTCCGATCTTTGTGATCGGCGGAGGGGAATGCTATCGGCTGCTCCTGCCCTATGTGCAGCGGGCATATGTGACGCGACTCGCAGGGACATACGAGGCGGATGTGTTTCTGCCGCCGCTCACGGATTTCATGCGGACGGAACGTCACAGCGGAAAAGACTGTATTTTTGAAATTTACGAGAGAGTTTAG
- the dapA gene encoding 4-hydroxy-tetrahydrodipicolinate synthase, whose amino-acid sequence MKKKVFRGAGVAIITPFTETGVNYPELGRIIEDQIAGGTDAIIITGTTGESATMTDAEHREAIRFAVEQVGGRIPVVAGTGSNETAYAVELSQYAEQVGADALLLVTPYYNKCTQNGLVAHYTEIADSVSIPAILYNVPSRTGVNIKTETYVQLAKHPRIVAVKEASGDLSAILRLRAAVGDELAVYSGNDDQIVPILSLGGLGVISVLSNVAPRATHDICQHYFDGNTAEAARLQIAYSDLIDALFCEVNPIPVKTAMRRLGYDAGPLRMPLSEMEPANAAKLDAALRAHGLIK is encoded by the coding sequence ATGAAAAAGAAAGTTTTCCGTGGTGCCGGCGTTGCCATCATTACGCCGTTTACGGAGACGGGCGTGAACTATCCCGAACTTGGACGCATCATCGAGGATCAGATCGCAGGCGGCACGGATGCCATCATCATCACGGGCACGACGGGGGAGTCCGCGACGATGACAGATGCGGAGCACCGCGAGGCGATCCGCTTTGCAGTGGAGCAGGTGGGGGGGCGTATTCCCGTTGTGGCGGGCACGGGCTCGAACGAGACTGCCTACGCCGTCGAACTCTCGCAGTATGCGGAGCAGGTCGGCGCCGATGCGCTGCTCCTCGTGACGCCGTACTACAATAAGTGCACGCAGAATGGTCTCGTTGCACACTATACGGAGATCGCGGACAGCGTCAGCATCCCCGCGATTCTCTACAACGTACCCTCGCGTACAGGCGTGAATATCAAGACGGAGACCTATGTGCAGCTCGCGAAGCATCCGCGCATTGTCGCTGTAAAGGAGGCGAGCGGCGATCTCTCGGCAATCCTGCGCCTGCGCGCGGCGGTCGGCGATGAGCTCGCGGTCTACTCGGGCAACGACGATCAGATTGTGCCCATCCTCTCGCTCGGCGGATTGGGGGTCATCTCCGTGCTTTCGAATGTCGCGCCGCGTGCGACGCATGACATCTGTCAGCACTATTTCGACGGCAATACGGCAGAGGCGGCACGCCTCCAGATCGCGTACTCTGATCTCATCGATGCGCTCTTCTGCGAGGTCAATCCGATCCCCGTCAAGACGGCGATGCGCCGTCTGGGCTACGATGCGGGCCCCTTGCGCATGCCGCTCTCAGAGATGGAGCCGGCGAATGCGGCGAAGCTCGACGCTGCGCTGCGGGCACACGGGCTGATCAAGTGA
- a CDS encoding uracil-DNA glycosylase has translation MAKEIFHNDWQELLADEMAQPYYRELREFLIGEYRTRRVYPDMYAIFNALHYTSFADTKVVILGQDPYHGDGQAHGLSFSVQVGIEPPPSLLNIYREMQDDLGIAPPAHGCLIPWAKQGVLLLNTVLTVRAHSAASHAGHGWERFTDHIIRLLGAREQPLAFILWGSPARRKRSLITNPRHLIVESPHPSPLSAHRGFFGSRPFSRVNAFLTQAGETPITWQLPPADEIEA, from the coding sequence ATGGCAAAGGAAATCTTTCACAACGATTGGCAGGAACTTCTTGCCGATGAGATGGCACAGCCCTACTATCGGGAGCTGCGGGAGTTCCTGATCGGTGAGTATCGCACGCGGCGCGTGTACCCCGATATGTATGCGATCTTCAACGCGCTGCACTATACGAGTTTTGCGGATACGAAGGTCGTCATTCTCGGGCAGGATCCGTACCACGGAGACGGGCAGGCGCACGGGCTCTCGTTCTCCGTGCAGGTTGGCATCGAACCGCCGCCGTCGCTGCTCAACATCTACCGGGAGATGCAGGATGACCTCGGCATTGCGCCGCCCGCGCATGGCTGCCTGATCCCGTGGGCGAAGCAGGGTGTGCTGCTCCTGAACACCGTGCTTACCGTGCGCGCGCATTCTGCGGCGTCTCATGCGGGGCATGGATGGGAGCGGTTCACCGATCACATCATCCGCCTTCTCGGCGCGCGCGAGCAGCCGCTTGCATTCATCCTCTGGGGCAGCCCCGCACGGAGGAAGCGCAGCCTCATCACGAATCCGCGCCATCTCATCGTCGAGTCGCCGCATCCGAGCCCGCTCTCAGCCCATCGCGGCTTCTTCGGCAGCCGCCCCTTCTCGCGCGTCAATGCCTTCCTCACGCAGGCGGGGGAAACGCCGATCACGTGGCAGCTACCGCCGGCGGACGAGATTGAGGCGTAG
- the folP gene encoding dihydropteroate synthase encodes MTAERTYRFRDGKELRLGARTLVMGILNVTPDSFSDGGRWNRRDAALRHMEEMVHDGADIIDIGAESSRPGFVPMSAAEEIERLLPFLEAVLPECPVPVSVDTFKAETARAALAAGAHLLNDIWGLQYPEEPGAMAQGAAEADVPVVVMHNQNGTAYDGDVIAAMRGFFLRSFEIADAAGLARENIILDPGIGFGKTAEQNMHVMRRMDELISYAGTDYPLLLGASRKSFIGAALDLPVEERMEATGAACVLGITRGASIVRVHDVKPIARMCRMTDAILGA; translated from the coding sequence ATGACGGCAGAGAGAACATATCGCTTCCGTGACGGGAAGGAGCTGCGGCTTGGCGCGCGGACGCTCGTTATGGGCATTCTGAATGTGACGCCGGATTCGTTTTCGGACGGGGGCAGGTGGAACAGGCGGGACGCTGCTCTGCGCCATATGGAGGAGATGGTGCACGATGGTGCGGACATCATCGACATCGGCGCGGAGTCGAGCCGTCCCGGGTTCGTGCCGATGAGTGCAGCAGAGGAAATAGAACGTCTCCTGCCGTTTCTTGAAGCCGTTTTGCCCGAGTGCCCCGTGCCCGTCTCCGTGGATACATTTAAGGCAGAGACGGCGCGTGCCGCCCTTGCTGCGGGCGCGCATCTGCTGAACGATATCTGGGGGCTGCAGTATCCCGAGGAACCAGGGGCAATGGCGCAGGGGGCGGCAGAGGCGGATGTGCCCGTCGTCGTCATGCACAATCAGAACGGGACGGCGTATGACGGGGATGTGATCGCCGCTATGCGCGGCTTTTTCCTGCGTTCGTTTGAGATTGCGGATGCGGCGGGGCTTGCACGCGAGAATATCATCCTCGATCCCGGCATTGGCTTCGGCAAGACGGCGGAGCAGAATATGCACGTCATGCGGCGGATGGATGAACTCATCTCCTATGCGGGAACGGACTACCCGCTTCTCCTCGGGGCAAGCCGCAAGAGCTTCATCGGGGCGGCGCTCGATCTGCCCGTCGAGGAGCGCATGGAGGCGACGGGGGCGGCGTGTGTTCTCGGCATCACGCGCGGTGCGTCCATTGTGCGCGTGCACGATGTGAAGCCGATTGCACGCATGTGCCGCATGACGGACGCGATATTGGGAGCTTGA
- the folE gene encoding GTP cyclohydrolase I, with amino-acid sequence MEPEEAGTEVDLPRAERAMREFLTAVGVDLAAQGMEETPARAAQLYADLFAGLHEGTGELWTDVMTEETDGLIAVRSISFHSICEHHLLPFFGTAHIVYRPHAGRVAGFGVFTRLVDRMARRPQIQERLTSDIAGEIERGLGAEGVLVVVDAQQLCMTMRGARAHGTRTTTSACRGVFREDKVMELQAWQLLGEWNDGRENISLP; translated from the coding sequence ATGGAGCCGGAGGAAGCGGGGACGGAGGTCGATCTTCCGCGTGCGGAGCGCGCCATGCGCGAATTTCTCACGGCGGTCGGCGTCGATCTTGCGGCACAGGGGATGGAGGAGACACCTGCGCGTGCTGCACAGCTCTATGCGGATCTCTTTGCAGGTTTACATGAGGGGACAGGGGAGCTCTGGACGGATGTGATGACGGAGGAGACGGACGGGCTGATTGCCGTGCGTTCGATTTCGTTTCACTCCATCTGTGAGCATCACCTGCTTCCGTTCTTCGGGACGGCACATATTGTCTATCGCCCGCATGCAGGACGCGTGGCGGGCTTTGGCGTTTTCACACGGCTGGTTGATCGCATGGCGCGCCGCCCGCAGATTCAGGAGCGGCTGACCTCGGATATTGCGGGGGAAATCGAGCGTGGGCTCGGCGCTGAGGGCGTGCTCGTCGTTGTCGATGCACAGCAGCTCTGCATGACGATGCGCGGCGCCCGCGCGCACGGAACGCGGACAACGACCTCTGCATGTCGAGGCGTATTTCGTGAAGATAAGGTGATGGAGCTGCAGGCGTGGCAGCTATTAGGTGAGTGGAATGACGGCAGAGAGAACATATCGCTTCCGTGA
- a CDS encoding TonB-dependent receptor plug domain-containing protein, with protein sequence MTREKKWTLAVLAAFTGASFVGTAYAAESADAPSEQTHALTDTVVTAQRREKRDLDTPATTTIITAKEIEKAGYRNVFEAIDQQIGSTSTSYGEAGQDFGFSAGRLNLRGYDRGTLVMVNGVPMNLKNYPSTENIPASMVERIEIVKGAASTLYGAEAMGGVINIILKQPKAEESEFELSQTVGNYFKKSEATYVGDRIIVDVSREWSKDIPHANAFGLDKVSWTDWWVGKGKKSRIGLIAQLTDELSLNYNYMESDITRGGIRPYKRNKAGVRVSDNTKYNSRYNDYRHTASLVYQGRENGIHAVLGYNYRKVDGYDYIANSKGKSNAVMDGQILDVQKNWKLGNDSMVLGYSYKREAYDATTPDAKRFRDSAVRTSNSLYTSYSKQFTPQFNLTLGLRGEFINDPEEDQRVFMPQFQTNYQFDRNTAWYINIGKAFQMPTVDDSFRYKSFNPEGLKPENGWTYETGVKIRHGNDTWKAAVYHMDMQNKMGWAKNSAGEYYAVNKGAFRNTGIELEYTKRFNDTWRLTLGGGISNPEVQDPSSAKKEWTQDAGRLEGLIRVDYEMAKWQGNLNFKYLGDREYYKPSNGTEQDIPDKLQLNMNIIYTAGKDDTVTLGIYNLLNRENYSNRFGSLDLPRNYRLTYTHAF encoded by the coding sequence ATGACAAGAGAGAAGAAGTGGACGCTGGCGGTACTCGCGGCATTTACGGGAGCAAGTTTTGTCGGAACGGCATATGCCGCAGAAAGTGCAGATGCCCCATCCGAGCAGACACACGCGCTTACCGATACGGTTGTTACGGCACAGCGCCGTGAGAAGCGCGATCTCGACACGCCGGCAACGACAACGATCATCACGGCGAAGGAGATTGAAAAGGCAGGATATCGCAATGTATTCGAGGCGATCGATCAGCAGATCGGCTCGACGAGTACATCGTACGGTGAGGCAGGGCAGGACTTTGGTTTTTCGGCGGGGCGTCTGAACCTGCGTGGCTATGATCGGGGCACGCTCGTCATGGTGAACGGCGTACCGATGAATCTCAAGAACTACCCGAGTACGGAGAACATCCCTGCGTCGATGGTTGAGCGCATTGAGATTGTCAAGGGTGCAGCATCGACCCTTTATGGCGCTGAGGCAATGGGGGGCGTCATCAATATCATCCTGAAGCAGCCAAAGGCGGAAGAATCGGAGTTCGAGCTCAGCCAGACCGTCGGTAATTATTTCAAGAAAAGCGAGGCAACCTACGTAGGTGATCGTATCATTGTCGATGTGAGCCGCGAATGGTCGAAGGATATTCCACATGCGAACGCCTTTGGACTGGACAAAGTATCATGGACTGACTGGTGGGTTGGCAAGGGGAAGAAAAGCCGCATCGGTTTGATTGCACAGCTTACGGATGAGCTGTCCCTCAACTACAACTATATGGAGTCGGACATCACGCGCGGCGGGATTCGCCCTTATAAGAGAAATAAGGCCGGTGTCCGCGTTTCTGATAATACGAAATACAATTCTCGCTATAATGATTATCGCCATACAGCAAGTCTTGTCTATCAGGGCAGGGAGAACGGCATTCATGCGGTTCTCGGCTACAACTATCGCAAGGTTGACGGATATGACTATATTGCGAACAGTAAGGGGAAAAGCAATGCAGTGATGGACGGGCAAATCCTCGACGTACAGAAGAATTGGAAACTGGGGAACGACTCCATGGTGTTGGGATATTCCTACAAACGCGAGGCATATGATGCTACCACGCCGGATGCTAAGAGGTTTCGTGATTCGGCAGTGCGTACGAGCAACTCGCTCTATACGTCCTATTCCAAGCAATTCACGCCGCAGTTTAACCTGACGCTCGGTCTGCGCGGAGAATTTATCAACGACCCCGAGGAGGATCAGCGCGTCTTTATGCCGCAGTTCCAGACGAACTATCAGTTTGACCGCAATACAGCGTGGTATATCAATATCGGCAAGGCATTCCAGATGCCGACGGTAGATGACAGTTTCCGTTATAAGAGCTTTAACCCCGAAGGGCTAAAGCCGGAGAACGGCTGGACGTATGAGACGGGAGTCAAGATTCGCCACGGCAATGACACGTGGAAGGCTGCTGTCTATCACATGGATATGCAGAATAAAATGGGCTGGGCTAAAAACAGCGCCGGCGAATACTATGCCGTGAATAAAGGAGCGTTCCGTAATACCGGCATCGAATTGGAGTATACAAAGCGATTCAATGATACATGGCGGCTTACCCTTGGCGGAGGGATATCGAACCCTGAGGTGCAGGACCCCAGCAGTGCGAAAAAAGAGTGGACGCAGGATGCCGGTCGTCTTGAGGGGCTTATTAGAGTTGACTACGAGATGGCAAAGTGGCAGGGGAATCTGAATTTCAAATACCTTGGGGATCGTGAGTATTACAAGCCGTCAAACGGGACTGAACAGGATATTCCGGACAAGCTGCAGCTCAATATGAATATCATCTACACGGCGGGCAAGGATGACACTGTGACACTCGGCATCTACAATCTGCTGAACCGTGAGAACTACTCCAACCGATTCGGCAGTCTCGATCTCCCGCGCAACTACCGCCTGACCTATACCCATGCGTTCTAA